A single region of the Devosia sp. FJ2-5-3 genome encodes:
- a CDS encoding ABC transporter permease — translation MFSVFRDLIRYNLEFAVGMVLVTFVVVFAALSFVSPVDPTLIYMAVPDQPPSAQYWFGTNSRGQDLFWQLSAAFRNSLIFGITVAVLSRIISIAVGLASGYIGGWVDRVLMFINDIFVAVPIFPILVLFYFVLRNNMDSFTLALIMACFGWPFDARLIRSVAVGLKHREFTRHAVFSGMSTRKVLLEEHLPYVMPIVFATFMNNMLWSIGLEVTLAVLGFTNLNNPTIGTVLYWANSHSAMVVGVWWWIFIPVVLIVMTFLGLFLLAVSMNEYIDPRSRLRRMGA, via the coding sequence ATGTTTTCCGTCTTTCGCGACCTCATCCGCTATAATCTCGAATTCGCCGTCGGCATGGTGCTGGTCACATTCGTCGTGGTGTTTGCAGCGCTCAGCTTCGTTTCGCCGGTCGATCCGACGCTGATCTACATGGCCGTTCCGGACCAGCCGCCGTCGGCGCAATATTGGTTCGGCACCAATTCGCGCGGCCAGGATCTGTTCTGGCAACTTTCCGCGGCGTTCCGGAACAGCCTGATCTTCGGCATTACCGTGGCGGTGCTGAGCCGCATCATCTCGATCGCGGTGGGCCTCGCCTCAGGCTATATCGGGGGCTGGGTCGACCGGGTGCTGATGTTCATCAACGACATCTTCGTCGCCGTGCCGATCTTCCCGATCCTAGTGCTGTTCTATTTCGTGCTGCGCAACAATATGGACAGTTTTACCCTGGCGCTGATCATGGCGTGTTTCGGGTGGCCGTTCGACGCGCGCCTCATCCGCTCGGTGGCGGTGGGGCTCAAGCATCGCGAATTTACCCGGCATGCGGTGTTCTCGGGCATGTCGACGCGAAAAGTGCTGCTCGAAGAGCACCTGCCCTATGTGATGCCGATCGTGTTCGCGACCTTCATGAACAACATGTTGTGGTCGATCGGGCTCGAGGTGACGCTGGCCGTGCTCGGCTTCACCAACCTCAACAACCCCACCATCGGCACGGTGCTGTACTGGGCCAATTCGCACTCCGCCATGGTGGTGGGCGTGTGGTGGTGGATCTTCATCCCGGTGGTGCTGATCGTGATGACCTTCCTGGGGCTGTTCCTGCTGGCGGTCTCCATGAACGAATATATCGACCCGCGCAGCCGCCTGCGGAGGATGGGGGCATGA
- a CDS encoding ABC transporter permease gives MQGYLWFVSKRLLQLLAVIFCGISATFLVTHLSPIDPVEQVLGRLSGRSNLPPAAIEATRVALTEMYGTNEPILQQYINFWLRLVRGDLGPSLLAFPTPAMELVGRAMPWTLGLLVTSTLITFVVGNLLGALAGYNPDNKFFKAFGLISMGIQPIPYYVVAFILLIIFGYFLPILPINGGFAMDVRPGFTWPFISSVLQHSILPATSLVLVGFGGWFLGMRALVSNVVNDDYVTYAELAGVKRDTIVGGYVIRNAMVPQLTALAMALGGVFSGTIITEQVFNYPGIGSLLVDAVNWGDYSLVLAVSTVSITAVAGAIFIVDLLHPLLDPRVRAE, from the coding sequence ATGCAGGGTTATCTGTGGTTCGTGAGCAAGCGCCTGCTGCAATTGCTTGCCGTTATCTTCTGCGGAATATCCGCGACATTCCTCGTCACCCATTTGTCGCCGATCGACCCGGTGGAGCAAGTGCTCGGCCGGCTATCGGGCCGCTCCAATCTGCCACCGGCGGCTATCGAGGCGACACGCGTCGCGCTGACCGAGATGTATGGCACCAACGAACCCATCCTACAGCAATATATCAATTTCTGGCTGCGCCTCGTGCGCGGCGATCTCGGGCCGTCGCTGCTGGCCTTCCCTACCCCGGCCATGGAACTGGTTGGCCGGGCCATGCCCTGGACGCTGGGCCTGCTGGTGACGTCGACGCTGATCACCTTCGTCGTCGGCAATCTGCTCGGGGCACTGGCGGGCTATAATCCCGACAACAAGTTCTTCAAGGCGTTCGGGCTGATTTCCATGGGCATCCAGCCCATCCCCTATTACGTCGTCGCTTTCATCCTGCTCATCATCTTCGGCTATTTCCTGCCCATCCTGCCGATCAATGGCGGCTTTGCCATGGATGTGCGGCCCGGCTTCACCTGGCCCTTCATCAGCTCGGTGTTGCAGCACTCGATCCTGCCGGCGACCTCGCTGGTGCTGGTCGGGTTCGGCGGCTGGTTCCTCGGCATGCGGGCGCTGGTGAGCAATGTGGTCAATGACGACTATGTCACTTATGCCGAACTGGCCGGGGTCAAGCGCGACACCATCGTCGGTGGCTATGTGATCCGCAATGCCATGGTGCCACAACTGACGGCGCTGGCCATGGCGCTGGGCGGGGTATTTTCCGGCACGATCATCACCGAGCAGGTGTTCAACTATCCCGGCATCGGCTCGCTTCTCGTCGATGCGGTGAACTGGGGCGATTATTCGCTCGTCCTGGCGGTGTCGACCGTCTCCATCACGGCGGTTGCGGGCGCGATTTTCATCGTCGACCTCCTCCATCCGCTGCTCGATCCTCGTGTGCGTGCGGAGTAG
- a CDS encoding ABC transporter ATP-binding protein, with product MTHDTKNDLLTVEGLKAYYQMSYFGVNREVRAVDDITMTIKRNEVYGIAGESSSGKTSFIKVLAAAMRPPLRIVDGSVKYQFKDRKVDIAKASEKEIEAIRWSHLSYIMQGSMSVLNPVRRIGKTFHDFAAKPLGLSGKAFEDRVIAHLARLKLPPEVLRAYPHELSGGMRQRVTIGLATVCHPEFIIADEPTTALDVVVQKEVLNLIRDIQKEMGASVIFVTHDMSVHANVADRVGIIYAGRLVEEGPTREMFFAPKHPYTAHLVASLPRIGDTTQRPALEGRPPNLSDPPAGCRFHPRCPLAVDKCKKDVPPMETVGPEHRTACWRWRDVEPLVKAAAPHGVMA from the coding sequence ATGACCCACGACACCAAGAATGACCTGCTGACCGTCGAGGGGCTCAAGGCCTATTACCAGATGAGCTATTTCGGCGTGAACCGCGAAGTGCGGGCCGTCGACGACATCACCATGACCATCAAGCGCAACGAGGTCTATGGCATTGCCGGGGAAAGCTCCTCGGGCAAGACCAGCTTCATCAAGGTGCTGGCGGCCGCCATGCGGCCACCGCTGCGCATCGTCGACGGATCGGTGAAATATCAGTTCAAGGACCGCAAGGTCGACATCGCCAAGGCCAGCGAAAAAGAGATCGAGGCCATTCGCTGGAGCCATCTCTCCTACATCATGCAGGGGTCGATGAGCGTGCTCAATCCGGTGCGGCGCATCGGCAAGACGTTCCATGACTTTGCGGCCAAGCCGCTGGGGCTGTCAGGCAAGGCGTTCGAGGACCGGGTGATCGCGCATCTGGCGCGGCTCAAGCTGCCGCCTGAGGTCTTGCGAGCCTATCCGCACGAGCTATCGGGCGGCATGCGGCAGCGCGTGACCATCGGGCTGGCGACGGTGTGCCACCCCGAATTCATCATTGCCGACGAGCCGACGACGGCGCTCGACGTGGTGGTGCAGAAGGAGGTGCTCAACCTCATTCGCGACATTCAGAAGGAGATGGGCGCCTCGGTGATCTTCGTTACCCACGACATGAGCGTGCATGCCAATGTCGCCGATCGCGTGGGCATCATCTATGCCGGGCGGCTGGTGGAGGAAGGGCCGACGCGCGAGATGTTCTTTGCGCCAAAGCATCCCTATACCGCCCATCTCGTGGCGAGCCTGCCGCGCATTGGTGATACCACCCAGCGCCCTGCCCTCGAAGGACGGCCGCCGAACCTTTCCGATCCGCCGGCCGGGTGCCGGTTCCATCCGCGCTGCCCGCTGGCCGTGGACAAGTGCAAGAAGGACGTGCCGCCCATGGAAACAGTGGGGCCGGAGCATCGCACCGCCTGCTGGCGCTGGCGCGATGTGGAGCCGCTGGTCAAGGCGGCGGCACCGCATGGAGTGATGGCATGA